The Engystomops pustulosus chromosome 4, aEngPut4.maternal, whole genome shotgun sequence genome contains a region encoding:
- the NRG4 gene encoding pro-neuregulin-4, membrane-bound isoform isoform X2, with product MTTGHGVPCAEKGQKTFCLNGGICYSIGPKQLCRCIDNYTGERCEEILLASVETGPQSNFLINFLILGSFLGLIFLGLVVFCCRRKLKNRSEDGP from the exons GTCATGGAGTACCATGTGCAGAGAAAGGGCAGAAAACTTTCTGTTTGAATGGAGGCATATGTTACAGCATAGGTCCAAAGCAACTCTGCAG ATGTATTGACAATTACACAGGAGAACGCTGTGAAGAAATCCTCTTGGCTAGTGTGGAAACAGGACCCCAGAGCAACTTCTTAATTAACTTCCTGATTTTAGGATCTTTTCTGGGCCTGATATTTTTGGGATTAGTTGTCTTTTGTTGCAG AAGAAAATTAAAGAATCGTAGTGAAGACGGACCATAA